The sequence below is a genomic window from Eschrichtius robustus isolate mEscRob2 chromosome 21, mEscRob2.pri, whole genome shotgun sequence.
GGGTCGACTTCAGGTACGTGCACCATGGGCAGACAGCATGGTCGGCCGTCCAAACATCTCCGAGCCTGGATTCCTGAGTCAATGCAGAATTCCTGGCAGGAGCCGTTTGGAC
It includes:
- the DEFB108B gene encoding beta-defensin 108B, whose protein sequence is MRTWITGGAGFKEVCERPNGSCQEFCIDSGIQARRCLDGRPCCLPMVHVPEVDPTTPKEH